The following proteins come from a genomic window of Brassica oleracea var. oleracea cultivar TO1000 unplaced genomic scaffold, BOL UnpScaffold01226, whole genome shotgun sequence:
- the LOC106321104 gene encoding uncharacterized protein LOC106321104, whose protein sequence is MKGLINQLPYIWGVTDEVIGRIVDNKKFQFLFKTEEAINRVLQEGPWSFADWMIVAKRWDATVTEEDLKIVQFWVQVKGIPPHYSSKAVIKFIGDEFAEVVDVHFEDFSNLTDSVWVLVNWNVDNPLIFKRNFEFAGGEIVMLSFRYHRLKNFCTKCGMFTHDETVCPLQIHGDANNKLGDDTTEDIATGSGMYMRRQIFTNAFTNRGMKAGPSGVVSVPMTDTPRVDCDQLAETCRYLKAKLCRGKFPCGDNLGKAVATHQIGGCEEDAEYNPLSTGTESYLRTEAVYHPMEKRSHDDVFGNANTDETLQIDRGSGSKRKRDDYVRDMSSVVMYPVCEMKSNVGDLEKQGKVLYTDCKVDKVGDSVTSSVLVMNSNIKVEECESVGSSEYIN, encoded by the exons ATGAAAGGTTTGATAAATCAGTTACCTTACATTTGGGGCGTAACCGATGAGGTCATTGGTCGGATTGTTGACAACAAGAAGTTTCAGTTCCTGTTCAAGACAGAAGAAGCCATTAACAGAGTTTTGCAAGAAGGCCCTTGGTCATTTGCTGATTGGATGATCGTTGCTAAACGTTGGGACGCTACTGTTACGGAGGAAGACTTAAAGATTGTTCAATTCTGGGTCCAGGTAAAGGGTATCCCTCCCCATTACTCATCAAAGGCAGTAATCAAGTTCATTGGAGACGAATTTGCCGAAGTAGTAGACGTTCATTTTGAGGACTTCTCAAACCTTACTGATTCTGTGTGGGTATTAGTTAACTGGAACGTTGACAACCCATTAATTTTCAAACGTAATTTTGAATTTGCTGGTGGGGAGATTGTTATGCTTTCTTTTAGGTATCATCGACTGAAAAATTTCTGCACTAAGTGTGGTATGTTTACACATGACGAGACGGTATGTCCTCTGCAAATCCATGGTGATGCAAACAATAAGTTAGGTGATGATACCACTGAGGACATAGCTACTGGGTCTGGCATGTATATGCGAAGACAGATCTTTACAAATGCCTTTACTAATAGAGGTATGAAAGCGGGGCCATCTGGTGTAGTATCTGTTCCCATGACTGATACACCTCGTGTTGATTGTGATCAACTTGCTGAAACATGCCGATACCTAAAAGCTAAGCTTTGTAGAGGGAAGTTTCCTTGTGGAGATAATTTGGGTAAAGCAGTTGCTACCCATCAGATTGGAGGCTGTGAAGAAGATGCTGAGTATAATCCTCTGTCAACAG GAACGGagtcttatttaagaaccgagGCGGTGTATCATCCCATGGAAAAACGTTCTCATGATGATGTTTTTGGCAACGCTAATACAGATGAAACTCTACAAATAGATCGTGGAAGTGGTTCTAAACGCAAGCGTGATGACTATGTAAGAGATATGTCTTCTGTGGTTATGTACCCTGTCTGTGAAATGAAGTCTAATGTTGGTGATTTGGAGAAACAGGGTAAGGTTCTGTACACAGATTGTAAAGTTGATAAAGTTGGAGATAGTGTTACTTCCTCTGTGCTGGTCATGAACTCGAATATCAAGGTTGAAGAATGTGAATCCGTTGGTTCTTCTGAATATATAAACTGA